Genomic segment of Xanthobacter dioxanivorans:
TGAACCAGAGCGCCGCGTTCAGCGACTACCACGTCTCCGGCGCCAACCCCGCCGGCAATGCCTGCCTGACGGACGCGGCCTTCGTGGCCGGCCGCTTCCGCGTGGTGTGCGTGCGCCGTCCCGCCGCCGCCTGAACCCGAGCCCTTCCGGAGACTACCATGGCCGACGCCTTCATCTGCGACTTCGCGCGTACACCCATCGGCCGCTATGCCGGCGCCCTCAAGGACGTGCGGGCGGACGACCTCGCCGCCCATCCCATCCGCGTGCTGAAGGCGCGCAATGCCGGCGTGGACTGGGAGGCGGTGGACGACGTCATCCTTGGCTGCGCCAACCAGGCGGGCGAGGACAATCGCGACGTGGCGCGCATGGCGGCGCTCTTGGCCGGCCTGCCGGTGAGCGCGCCGGGGACCACCGTCAACCGCCTGTGCGGCTCCGGTCTCGATGCGGTGGGCATCGGCGCCCGGGCGATCATGACGGGGGATGCCGACCTCATCATCGCGGGCGGGGTGGAGAGCATGACCCGCGCCCCCTTCGTGATGGGCAAGGCGGGAGAGGCCTTCTCCCGCCAGGCGGAGGTGTTCGACACCACCATCGGCTGGCGCTTCGTCAACCCGCTGATGAAGACGCAGTACGGCGTGGATTCCATGCCGGAGACCGGCGAGAACGTGGCCGAGGACTTCCGGATCTCCCGCGCCGACCAGGACCTGTTCGCCTGGCGCTCGCAGCAGCGCGCCAAGGCGGCGCAGGAGGCCGGCTTCTTCGCCCGCGAGATCGCGCCGGTGGAGGTGAAGGGGAAGAAGGGCGCGGTGAGCGTCGTGGACAGGGACGAGCATCCGCGCGCCGACACCACGCTGGAGCAGCTCGCCGCGCTGAAGACGCCGTTCCGCAAGACCGGCGGCACGGTCACCGCCGGCAACGCCTCCGGGGTCAATGACGGGGCGGGCGCGCTGATCCTCGCCTCCGAGGCGGCGGCGCGGAAATACGGCCTCACCCCCCGCGCCCGGCTGGTGTCGGTGGTGCAGGCGGGGGTGCCGCCGCGCATCATGGGCATCGGCCCCGCGCCGGCCACCCGCAAGCTGCTGGAGAGGAACGGGCTTTCCCTCTCCGACATCGACCTTTTCGAGCTCAACGAGGCCTTCGCCTCGCAGGCGCTGGCGGTGCTGCGCCAGCTCGGCCTGCCGGACGACGCCGAGCATGTGAACCCCCATGGCGGGGCCATCGCGCTGGGCCATCCCCTCGGCATGTCCGGCGCCCGCCTCGCCATGACGGCGGTCAGCGCGCTGGAGGTGCGCGGGGGCAAGCGGGCGGTCGCCACCATGTGCATCGGTGTCGGCCAGGGCATTGCGGCCCTTGTTGAGAAGGTTTGATCCATGGACGCCGTGAGCTCTCCGGTCACCGTGACCCGCCATGGCGCGGTGGCGGTGATCGGCATCGACCATCCGCCGGTGAACGCGCTGTCGACGGGCGTGCGGCAGGGCCTGCTGGATGCGGTGCGGGTCCTTGATGGTGACCCGCAGGTGGCGGCGCTGGTCATCAGCGGCGGGGCGGGGCGGTTCATCGCCGGCGCCGACATCCGCGAGATGAGCCTGCCGCCGGGCCCGCCCCTGCTGCCCGACGTGGTGGCGGCCATCGATGGCTGCGCCAAGCCGGTGGTGGCGGCGCTCGACGGCGCCGCGCTGGGCGGCGGCTGCGAGATCGCGCTGGCCTGCGACCTCAGGCTCGCCGGGCCGAAGGCGCTGGTGGGCCTCACCGAGACCCGCCTCGGCCTCATCCCCGGCGCCGGCGGCACCCAGCGTCTGCCCCGCCTCACAGGGGTGGCCGAAGCCATCGCCCTGGTCTGCGAGGGCCGGGTGCTGAAGGCGAGGGACGCCCTCGCCCTGGGCCTCGTCGACGCGGTGGAGGGCGATGTCCTCGCCGCCGCCATCGCGCGCGCGCCGGCAACCGCCAAGCGCCGGCTCTCGGCGCTGCCGGTGCCGCCGGGGGACAAGGACGCGGAAGCCGCCGCCATCGCCCGCGCCCGCAAGGGAGCGAAGGGCATGCCGGCCATCGAAGAGGCGATCCGGGTCATCCGCGCGGCGGAGGCGGGCGACTTCGCCGCCGGCCTCGCCGCCGAGCGCGCCGCCTTCCTCGCCTTGCGCGAGAGCGCCGAGGCCAAGGCCCTGCGCCACCTGTTCTTCGCCGAGCGCGAGGCCGGCAAGGTGCCGGGGCTGGAAGGGGTGGCGGCGCGGCCGGTGGCTTCGG
This window contains:
- the pcaF gene encoding 3-oxoadipyl-CoA thiolase, giving the protein MADAFICDFARTPIGRYAGALKDVRADDLAAHPIRVLKARNAGVDWEAVDDVILGCANQAGEDNRDVARMAALLAGLPVSAPGTTVNRLCGSGLDAVGIGARAIMTGDADLIIAGGVESMTRAPFVMGKAGEAFSRQAEVFDTTIGWRFVNPLMKTQYGVDSMPETGENVAEDFRISRADQDLFAWRSQQRAKAAQEAGFFAREIAPVEVKGKKGAVSVVDRDEHPRADTTLEQLAALKTPFRKTGGTVTAGNASGVNDGAGALILASEAAARKYGLTPRARLVSVVQAGVPPRIMGIGPAPATRKLLERNGLSLSDIDLFELNEAFASQALAVLRQLGLPDDAEHVNPHGGAIALGHPLGMSGARLAMTAVSALEVRGGKRAVATMCIGVGQGIAALVEKV